From Lolium perenne isolate Kyuss_39 chromosome 5, Kyuss_2.0, whole genome shotgun sequence, a single genomic window includes:
- the LOC127303423 gene encoding uncharacterized protein — MDETEARMILRRCKTFTIINNELYKHIISGLFQRCVTAEEGRQILRDIHAGDCGHHAGARLIVAKAFRHGFYWPTTHADAVELVRVCVVCQKYASQSHMPGSTLKTILLTWPFAVWGMDMVDRLNALLPGVWRRGCHVD, encoded by the exons ATGGATGAAACAGAGGCGCGCATGATCCTGCGCCGATGCAAgaccttcaccatcatcaacaacgagctctacaagcaCATCATCTCTGGATTATTTCAGCGGTGCGTCACTGCCGAAGAGGGACGCCAAAtcctgcgcgacatccacgcaggggactgcggccaccacgcggGCGCACGCttgatagtggccaaagccttccgacacggcttctactggccaacaACCCATGCCGACGCAGTCGAACTCGTTCGTGTGTGCGTCGTATGCCAGAAATATGCgagccagtcgcacatgccaggCTCAACACTGAAGACCATCCTCCTCACCTGGCCGTTCGCcgtttggggcatggatatg GTCGACCGGCTCAACGCCCTTCTTCCTGGTGTATGGCGCAGGGGCTGTCATGTCGACTGA